The Pyrodictium delaneyi genome contains a region encoding:
- a CDS encoding mechanosensitive ion channel family protein, giving the protein MSTASVEDEASREGSGWRVVGAVAESLTQLLETVGVYLYKGAVFTAVLLVGVALSMLVRRMVRRTLELSQLPTSVVDVASKLSYYALVALAGVIALGVAGFDVTGFAFAGSLIGVALGFASQTVASNFFSGLFLYFDKPLKPGDIVELPEMGIMGRVEDITMFSTRITTLDGLRLRVPNETVFRSTIKNLYSHPARRIEYRVGISYRSSIEEARRVILGILEKHPLVLAEPPPRVFVEELGDSAVVLRVMFWVPSLKWLEVKWELLGRIKEELDRAGVEIPFPQRVVWLKLEQGAGEAEEAVPGAAVGLEEALAGTTGGS; this is encoded by the coding sequence GTGTCTACGGCTAGTGTAGAGGACGAGGCATCGAGGGAGGGTTCTGGCTGGAGGGTTGTTGGTGCTGTGGCCGAGTCGCTTACGCAGCTGCTGGAGACTGTCGGGGTCTACCTCTACAAGGGCGCTGTATTTACTGCCGTCCTGCTAGTGGGCGTAGCGTTGTCTATGCTTGTAAGGCGTATGGTGCGGCGTACGCTCGAGCTGAGCCAGCTGCCGACTTCTGTGGTGGATGTGGCGTCTAAGCTGAGCTACTACGCGTTGGTGGCGCTGGCGGGTGTGATAGCGCTCGGCGTGGCGGGCTTCGATGTGACGGGGTTCGCGTTCGCGGGTAGCCTGATAGGCGTAGCGCTTGGCTTCGCGAGCCAGACTGTGGCGTCGAACTTCTTTAGCGGCCTCTTCCTCTACTTCGACAAGCCGCTGAAGCCTGGCGATATTGTCGAGCTGCCGGAGATGGGTATAATGGGCCGCGTCGAGGACATAACCATGTTCTCAACGCGTATAACGACGCTAGACGGGCTCCGGCTCCGCGTCCCCAACGAGACTGTGTTCCGGAGCACCATTAAGAACCTCTACAGCCACCCTGCCCGGAGGATAGAGTACCGGGTCGGGATAAGCTATAGGAGCAGCATAGAGGAGGCCAGGAGGGTGATACTCGGGATCCTCGAGAAGCACCCCCTAGTCTTAGCAGAGCCCCCGCCCAGGGTTTTCGTTGAGGAGCTGGGCGATAGCGCCGTGGTGCTCCGGGTGATGTTCTGGGTGCCTAGCTTGAAGTGGCTAGAGGTAAAGTGGGAGCTGCTAGGGAGGATAAAGGAGGAGCTAGACCGCGCCGGGGTGGAGATACCGTTCCCGCAGCGCGTAGTCTGGCTAAAGCTGGAGCAAGGAGCCGGAGAAGCAGAGGAGGCGGTGCCTGGTGCAGCAGTCGGCCTGGAGGAGGCTCTCGCGGGCACTACTGGAGGCTCTTGA